In Sediminitomix flava, the genomic stretch AGGTCTCATAAGTCTATTGAGTTGGATTCCTTCCTCAAAAACAGGATAAATTGGAGGAATCACATCTCTCATTCTAGGTACTTTCCAATAGACCTCATAAGTATCTGAATCCTTCTGAATAATCTGTAGAAAAGCAGGGCGAATTTCGTGAGACCATGATTGAGAAGGCAACAAGAAAAGAATTATAAAAAGGAGGTAAGTAGATAGTTTTTTCATACAATTCGACTGATCAGAGTCTTAATTTTTCCAATATCACCTTACTGATTTCAAACTATAATCTTCCGAGAGGAAATTTTCTTCAGGCAGTTCATCTACTGTAATCTTGTATTGCTCTTTCAATAAATGGTAGATTTCTTCAGCACTTTCCTTTTCCCTTTCATATCTCCAATCTCTCAAAACATCATCTTTTACTTGGTTTAGTGATGGAATTGGAGCTTCGACTTTTTCTTTGATAAATACCAAATGCATCCCCAACCCTGAAGTAACTGGGCCTATCCATTTTTCAGTTTCTACTGACTCAATAGACCTTACAAACTGTTCCCCTAATTGTCTGCCAAGATGGTATGTAGAAACCTTCTCATAATAAAAAGGAAATGAAAGCTGATCGCCTTTTCCTTCCACTTCATCAAAGGGTAGATTCTCTAAATCAGATAATAATTCTTTAGCATCTTTAATTGGGTTCTCTCTATGATCTCCCGTGAAGGTTAATTGGTAAAGGCTATATTTTGCAGGTAATCTATACTCTTCTAAATGAGTTTTAAAGTATGACTCTAATTCTGATTCGGTAGGCTCCGTCATTCGCGCAAAATCATTGGATAAGAACTGCATTTTTTGTGCTAATCGTCTTCTGATAATCTCATCATTATGATCTAAATTTATCTTCAAGGCTTCTCGATAAAAAACCTCTTGTTGAAGAAATTGATCTATGAGTTTTTGAAACTCGCTACTCGTTGGTTTACGTTTCCATTGCATTTCCCACTTAGCAATCATCTCTTTGAGGTCGCTACTATCTACATGTATTTCGTCCTCTGCTTGATCAGTTTCAAGACCTATACTTTGGTAAACTAAAAAAATAAGACCTCCTATTAGTGCAAAATGCAATAGCGGTTCTTTCCAAAATTTCTGCATAGGTTCTAGTTAATTTCATGTTTAAGGCTTGATAAAAAAATAAGCTATTTATGTTTGAATCACACAAATAGCTTTTTCATTCTATACCTTGTTATATAAATAATCCCAAAGCAAAATATAATTCTTCTACCTCAAAGGATTACTTATTGGTAAGTGCTGATTTATCAAAATGCAGAGGCAGTAAACTACCCAATGAAGGGAACAAATAATATTCTCCATTTTCCCATATCATAAGCAATGGGATTGGGCTTTCTTGTTTCATTTCATACTCAAACATTGCTTGTCTGCAAGCACCACAAGGGGCTGTTGCAACAAAATCTTGGGCATCTTTCGGCTTCCCAACTACTGCTATAGCTGTTATCTTCTGATCGGGATAGTTACTCCCTGTCCAATAAATTGCAGATCTTTCTGCGCAGATTCCAGAAGGATAGGCTGCATTTTCTTGGTTACTCCCTGTAACTATTTCTCCATTTTCCAATTGTAATGCGGCTCCTACCTGAAAGTTTGAATATGGGGCATAAGCTTTTTCACTGATTTGCTCAGCAGCTTTCATTAGGTTTTGAAATTGAAGGGGTAAATCCGAAAAGGTTTCAAAGACTTCAATCTCTGTGGTAAGTTGTATTTTTTTCTTCATGTTGTGCTTTTTATCGTCACTGAAAGTAGTGATAAGCAATGGAATCGCTAAGGATTATATCAATTAAGTCCTAAAATTTTGCTTATTTACCAATGCTTAACATACTCAAAATAACACAAACCGATTAACAACAACAATGAAACACATATTATTGATTGGCGCTGGGCGATCGGCGACCACCCTAATTGACTATTTACTAGAACAAGCTGAAAGGTTAGATTGGTTTATCCGATTGGGAGACCGTGATGAGACTTTAGCCCAAGAAAAAATAAAAGGAAGCTCAAGAGCAACCGCTTTTGGCATGGATGTGAAAAACACAGAACAACTGATTATTGAAATCAGACAAGCCGATGTTGTTATTTCTATGCTTCCTGCTTTTATGCACTTACAAGTTGCAGAGCTTTGTGTTGAATATAGAAAACACCTTGTAACGGCTTCTTATGTTTCTGAAGACATGAAGAAACTCAATGAGAAAGCGGAACAAAATGGTGTACTTCTTCTGAATGAAATTGGTCTTGACCCAGGTATTGACCATATGTCTGCGATGAAACTTATTCATCATATTAAAGATGAAGGTCATAAAATTGAAGCTTTTGAATCTTTTACTGGTGGACTTTTAGCACCAGAAAGTGAGAAAGGAAATCCGTGGAAATATAAATTTACATGGAATCCTCGAAACGTAGTCTTGGCAGGTCAAGGCGGCTCTGTGAAATTTTTACACAATGGACGTCACAAATACATTCCTCCTTATCGACTTTTCAGACGTACTGAAATCTTAGACATTGAAGGCTTCGGTAAGTTTGAAGGCTATGCCAACAGAGATTCCTTAAGTTACATTAATATTTATGGCTTACAAGGCACTCCTACGGTCTATAGAGGTACACTTCGTAGAGTAGGATTCTGTAGAGCTTGGCATATTTTCGTGATGCTTGGAGCTACCGATGATAGCTATGTGATGGAGGATATAAAAGACATGACCTATCGTGAGTTTATCAATTCTTTCCTTCCTTATAATCCGAATGATTCTGTGGAGTTGAAGCTGATGCAATACCTTCATATTGATCAAGATTCGGATATTATGGAGAAACTAAGATGGTCTGGTATTTTCTCTGATAAAAGAATTGGATTGGAGTCTGCTACTCCTGCTCAAATCTTAGAGAAAATATTGATGGATAAATGGAAAATGGATTCTGATGACCGAGATATGATCGCGATGCTACACAAGCTGATCTATTTTGATGGTGTTTCTTATCGTAAAATCCTTTCTCATATGGTCATTGAAGGAAAAGACAGCATCCATACAGGAATGGCACAAACAGTTGGATTACCTGTTGGAGTTGCTACAAAATTGATTTTAGAAGGTGTTATTCGAGAAAAAGGAGTTCAAATTCCTGTAAAACCAGAAATTTATGAACCTGTTCTCAAAGAACTCGAACATTACGGAATTCAGTTTATTGAACAAGATGAAATTTGTGAGATAGAAGCTGAAAGAACGATATAAAAAAATCCCCTTTCTTCTATTCATGAGGAAAGGGGATTTTTGTATAAAATTGACTTTACTTCAATTGTACTGTCATTAATTTTCTTTTTTGCTTAGCTGACTTTCTAGCAAATGCACTCGTATCTGTATAGTCTAAATAAGTAAGTGCTCCAGTGTACTTACCTTCAACCTTTTTCCCTTCTAGGTTAATACCATTAAACGACAACTCATAAGTTTCTCCATTTTGCGTTACGGTAAGTGCTCCGTTAACCAATAGACTACCTTCTGCATCCTCAATATCCTCTAATGCTGGAGACCAGTTAGTAGCATATAGTGCATAATCAAATGTCATTGATGGTTGCAACTCATCATTAAACTCAAATGGATAAGTTCCTTCAGATAGCCTATCCTCGCTATCTGAAAACAGTTCAAAGTAAATAAATTCTCCAGAACCTGTTGGTTCTGAATCTCCATCCGAAGAGATCTTAATGCCTTTAGAAACTAATGATAGATCAAGGTTATACCCTTCATGCCAATCATCAGTACCGTAGTTCTCCAACATACCTTGAGATAATTCATAAGTATCATCGCCTACTTTAAAATAGTTGGCCGGTAGTTCATCTCCTTCATCTGTAGCTTCTTCACAAGCAAAAAGTCCAAATGAAAGTGCCAATACAGTTACGATAGTGTGAAAAAATGATTTCATAGTTTTTAGTTTAAATATTTAGAGTATTAAAAAAATGATTGGCACCAAGAAGTAGACTTATCAAAGCATATAAAAACTAATTATTTTATTTTAAACTTTTAATACTATTTTTTACAAAATGGTCTATGAATAATGTAAAAATACAGCTACAAAATTCACATAGATTAATATTAGACTATCGTTTAAATACAGTCTTCGTAGCTAAATCTACCAATGCGATATCCGATAAGTGAAGATTGAAAAATCCTAAACCATTCGTCACGTTTGATGGATAATTAACAGGTTCAATCAATACATCATTTACAATTCCCTGAGATTGATTTCTTAACTCCAAATACTCATGATATTCTTGGCTTATATTGGCCATAGAAATCATTAGTGTATCCGAAGGATTATAGTTCTGATAAAAAGTTTCTAGATACATTGGGCGACCATCTTCTGGAATATCTTTATCTGTAAATAAAAAAGTGAATGGCTGATCCATGATAAAGTCTTCTATTTTTTGACTCTGTGACATTGAAACTCTTTGAATACTCATCATATACCAATTATCCTGATCGGGGTCGTCAAATGAAAATTCGATAGCCAAATTCATTTCATCATTTTTCTGAACAAGATCCGCTTCTATCTTATCAAAATTCACCCTTGGTAGTACCTTAGATTCGGCATAAAGCTCTTTCCCGTTTACATCTTTTATTTTTAATGCATAGGTTTCTAATTCTTCCAACTCCATAACACCCAATGCTGCATAAAGACCACTGCCCAGAATTTCTAAAGTATCATGTGCATGGTTTGAAGCTAAAATTACCTCGGCATCTTTTAAGACAATCTGATCTTCATATTTCTGAAAAATCTCTGCGGGATCTTTTGACGCTTCTCCAATGAGTCTGGCATCAAAGGTTTTAGTGAGTGCTATTGTCACATATTCTGAAGGAATATACTGAGATGAAACTACTATTTCGTTTGGTGGTGCTGGAAAGTCTACTACGGCTAAAGGTTCTGGCATACACGAAGCCAAAAAAGCTGTTCCGCAAACAAGCGATAGTACTTTGTTCATACTTGAGGTATTTAGGTTAATAGCTGGTTATTAGGTTTGGATGTTTGTTAGTTTGTTGTCGTTGCTTATAATGAAAAACTCACATTCATAAACGGTAACATACCAAATAATCCGGGTTGTTCATATCTGTAGGTGTTTGCATCTCGGTCATAGCTCAAGACGATTCCTACAGGAGATGTTCTATTGTAAACATTGTATGCCCCCGCAACAATTTTCCATTGTACCTTTTTTTCAGGTTTACTACTAAACTCTACACTCAAATCTAAACGATGTACATCCGCCAACTTCACACCATTTCTTGAAGAGTAAACAGGTACAATATCAACGACAGTTGAAACTGGGTTCAAGGTCAAATACCTAGCAATGATTGGTGTAAATCGGGCTCCTGATAAGTATTCCCATGTGCCCGATAATTTCCAACGAGGGTGTAAAATGTAATTTCCAACAATAGAGACATTATGTCTACGGTCATATCTTGATGGAAACCAAGCGCCATAATTGATATCACTAAATTGTCGTTCAGACTTAGCCAATGTGTAAGCTATCCAACCTGTGAACTTCCCTTCTTTTTTACGGAGAAGAACTTCCATACCTAACGAACGGCCTTCTCCTTGTAATAAGATGTCATCAAACTCCGTAGAAAATTGGGCATTACTACCTTCTTTATACTCTACTAGATTGTTCAACTTCTTATAGAAAAATTCTAAGGTAAATAAGCTTTTCCATTTGGGTAGATTTCTATGATAGCCAACTGTGACTTGGTGAGAATTCTGAGGTTTTACAATCTCGTTACTCGGGTACCAAATATCAGTAGGCAGAGCTACTGAAGAATTTGACAGGCGATGTAAATACTGATTCATTCTCGAATAACTCATTTTCACAGACTCTTTATCTGTCAAAGATAGTGTCATCAATGCTCTTGGTTCAAAGCCTATATATGCACTTTCAGCAAGTACAGCAGAAGAAACCCTAAAACCCAAAGTCGCTTGTATTCTATCTGTCAGTTGTCTTTCGTGCGAGACAAAAGGTGCGATTTCATGCATAAACTTGGAATTACTACGCTGATTAGGTACTACATTACTCACATCTCCCTCTGACAAAACCGTGTAAGGACTTAGTGCATGCATCGTGTAATCTACTCCCGTCTTCCAAAGGTTATTTTTCCCATCATAGTAATCCACTGTATTCTTAAAACCTAAGGAACGAATGCTGTACGAAATATTCACCAATTCATTTTGATCTACGTTTCTTAGGTTATATGAAAAACCACTAGAAGTTAAAGCCGACGATAAACTTAACTTAGGAGAAAAGGTATGTTTCCAGTTCAGTGCATAAGCATCGTTTTTATTGATCAAACCTGTATTTGAGTCAAAATCTCCCGTTTCTATCGCCATAATATCATCTCCTTTAAAAGCAGAAAATGAGATGGTATTATTTTTATTGGCCTTGTAGGTTATTTTACCATTTACGTCATAGAAATAATAAGGTAAATCTTGACCTGTAGCTTCAGCAACCTTATCGGCATAAGTTCTTCTTCCTGCTAAAGAGATCGATAATTTATCTTTTACAATTGGTGTTTCAATCGCTAATTGAGAAGCCAAAGAACCTATCTCTCCTTTCATTCGGAACTGTTGAAGGTCTGGGTCTTTTGTATTCACTTTCATCACTGAAGAAAGACGTCCTCCATCACTTGCATTAAAACCTCCAGTTGTAAGTGTCACATCATTCAATACTGCCGAATTAAATACAGACATAAAACCAAAAAGGTGACCTGCATTATACACTATTGCATTATCCAATAGTACTAAGTTCTGATCGGCATCTCCCCCTCTCACAAACATATCAGAAGAACCTTCAAAACCTTTTCCTACACCGGGTAGTAGTTGAGTAACTTTAATGGGGTCAAAGTTTCCTGCTATGGACGGAATGTTTTCCATTTCCTCAATGGAAATCGCTATTACACTTACCTCATTGGTTTGAATCTTTTGTTCCCATTCTGAGACGGTTACTTCCACCTCACCCAATACATTTTCTTCAATAGCTAGGAAAGGATTCCAAGTTTCGTTTTTCTGAAAATCGATCTTCTTTCGTTGAGTTGCAAAACCCACGACACTTACCACTACCTCAAATGTCCCTTTGGGAACGTGAAAGGAAAATTTACCATCGAAATCTGATGCCATCCCGATGCTTGTACCTTCCAAAAATACAGATGCAAAAGGCACCACTTCTCCAGTCTGAGCATCTTTAATCACTCCACTAAAGGTAAAAGGCTTACTTTCTTGTGCTTGTGCAACACAGATATTGATTCCATACAGGAATAATAATATAAAGGAATACTTGATGATGTAATGGGAGTAAACTTTGGTCATAGTTAGTTGGGTCGTAACTCTCTTTCAGAGAACAGTTTTTAGGTCAAATTAGGTTACTCAAAAAGCTTCTTAAGCGTCGCTTTTCTTAGTTAGGTTAGTTAAAGGTAGAAAAACACCCTTTATCATAGAAAAACGATGTAATAAAAGGCGAATAATCGCATAGTAAAACCTCATCTTCTATAAAAAATAGCAAGTCAGACTTTGCAGGGTTCAATTTAACCCATATAAATCATTTTAGATTTTTCTTCCATATTTTAGAAACTCTGTTTAGTTTCGCAGCACTTACGCTCATATACACTTCAAAATCACTTCTTCAATGAAAAAAATTGAGTCGGCACTAATTTCGGTGTTTTACAAAGACAGATTAGACGAGATTGTTAAGATTCTTGACAAACACGGGGTTAAGATCTTCTCAACAGGAGGTACGCAAAAGTTTATCGAAGAGCAGGGTGTTCCTGTAACTGCGGTAGAAGACCTTACTTCATACCCTTCTATTTTGGGTGGTCGTGTAAAAACACTTCATCCAAAAATCTTCGGTGGTATCCTGAACCGTAGAGACAATGAAACGGATCAATCACAAATCAACGAATTTGAGATTCCTAACATCGATCTTGTGATCGTTGACTTGTATCCATTTGAAGAGACAGTAGCTTCGGGTGCTGCTCACCAAGATATCGTTGAAAAAGTGGACATCGGAGGTATTTCTCTGATCAGAGCCGCTGCTAAAAACTACAAAGATGTATTGATCGTCTCTTCAAGAGAGCAATACGATGAAGTAGCTACACTTTTGGCTGAAAAAGAATGCCAAACTGAGATGAAAGATCGTTTGAAGTTCGCTTCTAAAGCTTTCGATATTTCTTCTCACTACGACACTGCTATCTTCAATTACTTCAACTCACAAGTAGAAGAAGAAGAGCAACAAAACCATTACAAAGAAAGTATCCGTACAAGCAAAACGCTTCGTTATGGAGAAAATCCTCACCAAAAAGGGGAATTCTATGGCGACTTGAACGATATGTTCGAGCAACTACACGGAAAAGAGCTTTCTTACAACAACTTGGTAGACGTTGACGCTGCGGTTGCATTGATCGACGAATTCCCAAGAACAGAAGGCGTTGCTTTTGGTATCTTGAAACACACAAACGCTTGTGGCGTGGCTGTAGCCGATACAGTAAAAGATGCTTACGTTACGGCTTTGGCTTGTGACAATGTTTCTGCTTTTGGTGGCGTTTTGGTGACCAACGAAAAAGTAGATGCAGCAGCAGCAGAAGAAATCCATAAGTTATTCGTGGAAGTATTGATTGCTCCAGACTTCGACGAAGATGCATTAGAAATCTTGAAAGGAAAGAAAAACCGTATCCTACTTAAGCGTAAGGATGTGACTCTTCCTACAAAACAATATAAGACTTTGTTGAACGGTGTATTGGCACAAGACAAAGACTTGAAAATTGAAGTTGAAGCTGATCTTTCAGTAGCAACGACAAAAGCACCAACTGAAGCAGAAACCAGAGCATTACTTTTTGCAAACAAAATCTGTAAGCACACCAAGTCAAACGCAATTGTATTGGCAGTTGACGGACAACTTTGTGCAAGTGGTGTAGGACAAACTTCACGTGTAGATGCCTTGAACCAAGCGATTGCAAAAGCGAAAAACTTCGGTTTTGATCTTTCTAAAGCAGTATTGGCTTCAGATGCATTCTTCCCATTCAATGACTGTGTAGAAATTGCACACAAAGAAGGTATCCGTGCGGTAATCCAACCAGGCGGATCTGTAAGAGACCAAGATTCTATCGATTTCTGTAACGAAAACGATATGACTATGGTCATGACAGGTGTTCGTCACTTCAAACACTAAGCCTCGGAT encodes the following:
- the cdd gene encoding cytidine deaminase, with product MKKKIQLTTEIEVFETFSDLPLQFQNLMKAAEQISEKAYAPYSNFQVGAALQLENGEIVTGSNQENAAYPSGICAERSAIYWTGSNYPDQKITAIAVVGKPKDAQDFVATAPCGACRQAMFEYEMKQESPIPLLMIWENGEYYLFPSLGSLLPLHFDKSALTNK
- a CDS encoding DUF4249 domain-containing protein — protein: MNKVLSLVCGTAFLASCMPEPLAVVDFPAPPNEIVVSSQYIPSEYVTIALTKTFDARLIGEASKDPAEIFQKYEDQIVLKDAEVILASNHAHDTLEILGSGLYAALGVMELEELETYALKIKDVNGKELYAESKVLPRVNFDKIEADLVQKNDEMNLAIEFSFDDPDQDNWYMMSIQRVSMSQSQKIEDFIMDQPFTFLFTDKDIPEDGRPMYLETFYQNYNPSDTLMISMANISQEYHEYLELRNQSQGIVNDVLIEPVNYPSNVTNGLGFFNLHLSDIALVDLATKTVFKR
- a CDS encoding peptidyl-prolyl cis-trans isomerase; protein product: MQKFWKEPLLHFALIGGLIFLVYQSIGLETDQAEDEIHVDSSDLKEMIAKWEMQWKRKPTSSEFQKLIDQFLQQEVFYREALKINLDHNDEIIRRRLAQKMQFLSNDFARMTEPTESELESYFKTHLEEYRLPAKYSLYQLTFTGDHRENPIKDAKELLSDLENLPFDEVEGKGDQLSFPFYYEKVSTYHLGRQLGEQFVRSIESVETEKWIGPVTSGLGMHLVFIKEKVEAPIPSLNQVKDDVLRDWRYEREKESAEEIYHLLKEQYKITVDELPEENFLSEDYSLKSVR
- the purH gene encoding bifunctional phosphoribosylaminoimidazolecarboxamide formyltransferase/IMP cyclohydrolase, coding for MKKIESALISVFYKDRLDEIVKILDKHGVKIFSTGGTQKFIEEQGVPVTAVEDLTSYPSILGGRVKTLHPKIFGGILNRRDNETDQSQINEFEIPNIDLVIVDLYPFEETVASGAAHQDIVEKVDIGGISLIRAAAKNYKDVLIVSSREQYDEVATLLAEKECQTEMKDRLKFASKAFDISSHYDTAIFNYFNSQVEEEEQQNHYKESIRTSKTLRYGENPHQKGEFYGDLNDMFEQLHGKELSYNNLVDVDAAVALIDEFPRTEGVAFGILKHTNACGVAVADTVKDAYVTALACDNVSAFGGVLVTNEKVDAAAAEEIHKLFVEVLIAPDFDEDALEILKGKKNRILLKRKDVTLPTKQYKTLLNGVLAQDKDLKIEVEADLSVATTKAPTEAETRALLFANKICKHTKSNAIVLAVDGQLCASGVGQTSRVDALNQAIAKAKNFGFDLSKAVLASDAFFPFNDCVEIAHKEGIRAVIQPGGSVRDQDSIDFCNENDMTMVMTGVRHFKH
- a CDS encoding saccharopine dehydrogenase family protein, with product MKHILLIGAGRSATTLIDYLLEQAERLDWFIRLGDRDETLAQEKIKGSSRATAFGMDVKNTEQLIIEIRQADVVISMLPAFMHLQVAELCVEYRKHLVTASYVSEDMKKLNEKAEQNGVLLLNEIGLDPGIDHMSAMKLIHHIKDEGHKIEAFESFTGGLLAPESEKGNPWKYKFTWNPRNVVLAGQGGSVKFLHNGRHKYIPPYRLFRRTEILDIEGFGKFEGYANRDSLSYINIYGLQGTPTVYRGTLRRVGFCRAWHIFVMLGATDDSYVMEDIKDMTYREFINSFLPYNPNDSVELKLMQYLHIDQDSDIMEKLRWSGIFSDKRIGLESATPAQILEKILMDKWKMDSDDRDMIAMLHKLIYFDGVSYRKILSHMVIEGKDSIHTGMAQTVGLPVGVATKLILEGVIREKGVQIPVKPEIYEPVLKELEHYGIQFIEQDEICEIEAERTI
- a CDS encoding TonB-dependent receptor, whose amino-acid sequence is MTKVYSHYIIKYSFILLFLYGINICVAQAQESKPFTFSGVIKDAQTGEVVPFASVFLEGTSIGMASDFDGKFSFHVPKGTFEVVVSVVGFATQRKKIDFQKNETWNPFLAIEENVLGEVEVTVSEWEQKIQTNEVSVIAISIEEMENIPSIAGNFDPIKVTQLLPGVGKGFEGSSDMFVRGGDADQNLVLLDNAIVYNAGHLFGFMSVFNSAVLNDVTLTTGGFNASDGGRLSSVMKVNTKDPDLQQFRMKGEIGSLASQLAIETPIVKDKLSISLAGRRTYADKVAEATGQDLPYYFYDVNGKITYKANKNNTISFSAFKGDDIMAIETGDFDSNTGLINKNDAYALNWKHTFSPKLSLSSALTSSGFSYNLRNVDQNELVNISYSIRSLGFKNTVDYYDGKNNLWKTGVDYTMHALSPYTVLSEGDVSNVVPNQRSNSKFMHEIAPFVSHERQLTDRIQATLGFRVSSAVLAESAYIGFEPRALMTLSLTDKESVKMSYSRMNQYLHRLSNSSVALPTDIWYPSNEIVKPQNSHQVTVGYHRNLPKWKSLFTLEFFYKKLNNLVEYKEGSNAQFSTEFDDILLQGEGRSLGMEVLLRKKEGKFTGWIAYTLAKSERQFSDINYGAWFPSRYDRRHNVSIVGNYILHPRWKLSGTWEYLSGARFTPIIARYLTLNPVSTVVDIVPVYSSRNGVKLADVHRLDLSVEFSSKPEKKVQWKIVAGAYNVYNRTSPVGIVLSYDRDANTYRYEQPGLFGMLPFMNVSFSL